The Triplophysa rosa linkage group LG15, Trosa_1v2, whole genome shotgun sequence genome has a segment encoding these proteins:
- the LOC130565609 gene encoding zinc finger BED domain-containing protein 4-like isoform X1 has protein sequence MATVRDRTARAMGLCHTLVNTFSHSWLKRRDLALAQAELQIPQHSLILDCATRWGSKQKMVERILEQVPAIRRVLDDRRHHHLNPRWQDIAVLESVNAALKPAAEFTDLLSGESYVTVSSVKPVLKLLTEDIIKPSNEDTTLTSDIKQKMCSVLLEKYELAAFEKTFGKALFLDPRYRGIIFLTLVKNPQSSKRCWECRRKEEVVPVNQWLQMKGKLRCHLQQRKRLLETC, from the exons ATGGCCACCGTTAGGGATCGCACAGCACGAGCAATGGGCCTATGTCACACCTTGGTGAATACATTCTCTCATAGCTGGTTAAAGAGAAGAGATCTGGCGTTAGCACAAGCAGAACTTCAAATCCCTCAGCATAGCCTCATACTG GATTGCGCTACGAGATGGGGCTCCAAACAGAAAATGGTGGAAAGAATTTTGGAGCAAGTCCCTGCTATCAGAAGAGTTTTGGATGACCGGCGACACCACCATCTAAATCCAAGATGGCAAGATATTGCTGTGCTCGAATCCGTGAATGCAGCACTGAAACCCGCCGCTGAGTTTACGGATCTGCTGTCTGGCGAGAGCTATGTGACCGTGTCATCAGTCAAACCCGTGCTGAAACTCCTTACAGAGGACATCATTAAACCATCAAACGAGGATACCACACTGACATCGGATATAAAGCAAAAAATGTGCAGTGTTCTCCTGGAGAAATACGAACTAGCTGCCTTTGAAAAAACTTTTGGCAAAGCCCTTTTTTTAGACCCTAGATATAGGGGGATCATATTTTTGACACTGGTGAAAAATCCGCAATCATCGAAGAGATGCTGGGAATGTCGGAGGAAGGAAGAGGTGGTGCCAGTGAATCAGTGGCTACAGATGAAGGGCAAGCTGAGGTGCCACCTGCAGCAAAGAAAAAGACTCTTGGAGACCTGCTGA
- the LOC130565608 gene encoding E3 SUMO-protein ligase ZBED1-like: protein MLEHLKRKLPGAGAGESSKKSSGPIDDFLLRRNSCTPQQAAALTESILNMMVKDMRPLSMVDGAGFREMVSAFHPGYILPSRTYITSLMEQKYEKTCQKVKETIQEGRSFIALTADIWTSLATEAYLGVTCHFITEDWKMKTLTLATMPLDERHTGANIATWLEEVVAKFNISVDNIKAVVHDNGSNIVAAMKLLAEKHNWVSVRCAGHTLQLIVNSSLKDTSISKALGAARTLVEHFKRSELANTKLKEKQHQMNTPEHKLIQDVSTRWNSTYFMVERLLEQRWPITATLSDPEVTPRGKHYFDLKPDQWSLLEELTQGLQPFQCATEFLSGQEYATLSCLPQLAKGLQRSVQQSLRFETAPGKAFLTNASKELTERWGSFGTFFKEKDNKVLLSAALDPRFRKL, encoded by the exons ATGCTGGAGCATTTAAAAAGGAAACTTCCCGGAGCAGGAGCAGGAGAGAG TTCTAAGAAAAGCAGTGGGCCTATTGATGACTTTCTTTTGAGGAGGAATTCTTGTACTCCTCAGCAAGCCGCTGCTCTTACAGAGTCAATTCTGAACATGATGGTTAAAGACATGAGACCTCTCTCCATGGTTGATGGCGCAGGCTTTCGGGAAATGGTTTCTGCATTCCACCCTGGATATATCCTCCCATCAAGAACATACATTACAAGCTTAAtggaacaaaaatatgaaaaaacctgtcaaaag GTTAAGGAAACTATTCAGGAAGGAAGAAGTTTCATTGCACTGACAGCTGACATTTGGACTAGCCTTGCAACAGAAGCATACCTTGGTGTCACATGTCACTTTATCACTGAGGACTGGAAAATGAAGACTCTCACACTGGCAACAATGCCTCTTGATGAACGACATACTGGTGCCAATATAGCAACATGGCTGGAAGAGGTTGTCGCAAAATTCAACATTTCCGTTGACAACATCAAAGCAGTCGTTCATGATAATGGATCAAATATTGTGGCTGCAATGAAATTGCTGGCAGAGAAACATAATTGGGTCTCTGTCCGCTGTGCTGGACATACACTTCAACTTATTGTCAACAGTTCTCTGAAAGACACCAGCATCAGCAAAGCGTTGGGAGCTGCAAGGACTCTGGTGGAACATTTTAAAAGAAGTGAGCTGGCCAATACTAAGCTGAAAGAAAAGCAGCACCAGATGAACACACCAGAGCATAAGCTCATACAAGACGTTAGTACCCGATGGAATAGCACCTATTTCATGGTGGAGAGGCTGCTGGAGCAGCGCTGGCCCATTACGGCCACACTTTCTGATCCTGAAGTGACACCAAGGGGCAAACATTACTTTGATTTGAAGCCTGATCAGTGGTCACTGCTTGAAGAGCTGACCCAGGGCCTGCAGCCTTTTCAATGTGCCACTGAGTTTCTTAGTGGACAAGAGTATGCAACACTATCATGCCTTCCTCAACTTGCAAAAGGGCTACAGAGGTCTGTGCAGCAGTCCCTTAGATTTGAAACGGCACCTGGAAAAGCCTTTTTAACCAACGCTTCTAAAGAGTTAACAGAGAGGTGGGGGAGTTTCGGCACTTTCTTCAAAGAGAAAGACAACAAAGTTCTTCTGTCTGCAGCCCTAGATCCAAGATTTCGAAAGCTCTAG